A single Vulpes vulpes isolate BD-2025 chromosome 16, VulVul3, whole genome shotgun sequence DNA region contains:
- the CRYBA2 gene encoding beta-crystallin A2 isoform X1, translated as MGYVQVGMSSAPAPGPAPASLTLWDEEDFQGRRCRLLSDCANIAERGGLRRVRSVKVENGAWVAFEYPDFQGQQFILEKGDYPRWSAWSGSGGHHSDQLLSFRPVLCANHSDSRVTLFEGENFQGSKFELSDDYPSLPSMGWASKDVGSLKVSSGAWVAYQYPGYRGYQYVLERDRHSGEFRTYSEFGTQAHTGLLQSIRRVQH; from the exons ATGGGATATGTGCAAGT CGGCATGAGCAGCGCCCCCGCGCCGGGTCCGGCGCCCGCCAGCCTCACGCTCTGGGACGAGGAGGACTTCCAGGGCCGCCGCTGCCGGCTGCTGAGCGACTGCGCGAACATCGCCGAGCGCGGAGGCCTCCGCAGGGTGCGCTCTGTCAAGGTGGAAAATGGAGC TTGGGTGGCCTTTGAGTACCCCGACTTCCAGGGACAGCAGTTCATTCTGGAGAAGGGGGACTATCCTCGCTGGAGCGCCTGGAGCGGCAGTGGCGGCCACCACAGTGACCAGCTGCTCTCCTTCCGGCCAGTGCTCTGCGCG AATCACAGTGACAGCCGTGTGACACTCTTTGAGGGGGAGAACTTCCAGGGCAGCAAGTTTGAACTCAGCGATGACTACCCATCTCTGCCTTCCATGGGTTGGGCCAGCAAGGATGTGGGTTCTCTCAAAGTCAGCTCTGGAGC GTGGGTGGCCTACCAGTACCCAGGCTACCGGGGCTACCAGTATGTATTGGAGCGGGACCGGCACAGTGGGGAGTTCCGTACCTACAGCGAATTTGGCACCCAGGCCCACACCGGACTGCTGCAGTCCATTCGAAGAGTCCAGCATTAA
- the CRYBA2 gene encoding beta-crystallin A2 isoform X2, producing MSSAPAPGPAPASLTLWDEEDFQGRRCRLLSDCANIAERGGLRRVRSVKVENGAWVAFEYPDFQGQQFILEKGDYPRWSAWSGSGGHHSDQLLSFRPVLCANHSDSRVTLFEGENFQGSKFELSDDYPSLPSMGWASKDVGSLKVSSGAWVAYQYPGYRGYQYVLERDRHSGEFRTYSEFGTQAHTGLLQSIRRVQH from the exons ATGAGCAGCGCCCCCGCGCCGGGTCCGGCGCCCGCCAGCCTCACGCTCTGGGACGAGGAGGACTTCCAGGGCCGCCGCTGCCGGCTGCTGAGCGACTGCGCGAACATCGCCGAGCGCGGAGGCCTCCGCAGGGTGCGCTCTGTCAAGGTGGAAAATGGAGC TTGGGTGGCCTTTGAGTACCCCGACTTCCAGGGACAGCAGTTCATTCTGGAGAAGGGGGACTATCCTCGCTGGAGCGCCTGGAGCGGCAGTGGCGGCCACCACAGTGACCAGCTGCTCTCCTTCCGGCCAGTGCTCTGCGCG AATCACAGTGACAGCCGTGTGACACTCTTTGAGGGGGAGAACTTCCAGGGCAGCAAGTTTGAACTCAGCGATGACTACCCATCTCTGCCTTCCATGGGTTGGGCCAGCAAGGATGTGGGTTCTCTCAAAGTCAGCTCTGGAGC GTGGGTGGCCTACCAGTACCCAGGCTACCGGGGCTACCAGTATGTATTGGAGCGGGACCGGCACAGTGGGGAGTTCCGTACCTACAGCGAATTTGGCACCCAGGCCCACACCGGACTGCTGCAGTCCATTCGAAGAGTCCAGCATTAA
- the FEV gene encoding protein FEV, whose amino-acid sequence MRQSGASQPLLINMYLPDPVGDGLFKEGKSPGWGPLSPAVQKGSGQIQLWQFLLELLADRANAGCIAWEGGHGEFKLTDPDEVARRWGERKSKPNMNYDKLSRALRYYYDKNIMSKVHGKRYAYRFDFQGLAQACQPPPAHAHAAAAAAAAAAAAQDGALYKLPAGLAPLPFPGLSKLNLMAASAGVAPAGFSYWPGPGPAATAAATAALYPSPGLQPPPGPFGAVAAASHLGGHYH is encoded by the exons ATGAGACAGAGCGGCGCCTCCCAGCCCCTGCTGATCAACATGTACCTGCCAG ATCCCGTCGGAGACGGTCTCTTCAAGGAAGGGAagagcccggggtgggggccgcTGAGCCCGGCGGTGCAGAAAG GCAGCGGGCAGATCCAGCTGTGGCAGTttctgctggagctgctggcCGACCGCGCCAACGCCGGCTGCATCGCGTGGGAGGGCGGCCACGGCGAGTTCAAGCTCACGGACCCCGACGAGGTGGCGCGGCGCTGGGGCGAGCGCAAGAGCAAGCCCAACATGAACTACGACAAGCTGAGCCGCGCGCTGCGCTACTACTACGACAAGAACATCATGAGCAAGGTGCACGGCAAGCGCTACGCCTACCGCTTCGACTTCCAGGGCCTGGCGCAGGCCTGCCAGCCGCCCCCCGCGCACGCCcacgccgcggccgccgccgccgccgccgccgccgccgcccaggaCGGGGCGCTCTACAAGCTGCCGGCCGGCCTGGCCCCGCTGCCCTTCCCCGGCCTCTCCAAACTCAACCTGATGGCCGCGTCGGCCGGCGTCGCGCCCGCCGGCTTCTCCTACTggccgggcccgggccccgccgccacggccgccgccaccgccgcgcTCTACCCCAGCCCCGGCCTGCAGCCCCCGCCCGGGCCCTTCGGGGCGGTGGCCGCCGCCTCGCACTTGGGGGGCCACTACCACTAG